The Deinococcus aquaticus genomic interval AGGTGGCCGGGGGGCTGGGCGTCGTGGCGGTCCTGCACGACCTGAACCTCGCGGCCCGCGCCGACCGGCTGGTGCTGCTACACGCCGGGCAGGTCCTGGCCAGCGGGCGGCCCGCCGAGGTACTGACGCCCGCGCACCTGCACGCGGCGTACGGGGTGCGGGTCAGGGTGGTGCAGGACTCAGACCGCCTGCTGGTTATCCCCGAGGATTAGGGCGATGTCTGCCAAGTACTTCCGAACGAACGGCCACCTGCTGGTCTGCCAGGGCCCCAACTGTCAGGCGCGCGGGTCGGCGCTGCTGCACAGAGCCCTGTGGAACCACCTGGAACGCGAGTCCCTGGCGTACTACAAGCGGGGCGGCACGCTGCGCCTGACCGAGAGCGGCTGCCTGGGCTCGTGCAGTTTCGGCCCGAGCCTGTGCGTGTACCGCGCCGCGCCCGGCGTGGGCCTGGAAGAAGCGTGGTACGCCGCCGTGGATTTCCCGCTGGCCGCCCGCATCGCGCAGGCCGTGCACGAGCAGGGACCGCTGCCCGCCGAGCATCAGTACGGCCCGGAGTGAGCGCGACTGGCCTCCGCTCCAGGCTCAGGGTCGGGGGAGGTCGGCAGCGCTGCGGGGTTCCGGGATGGGTTCGTCGTTGTGCTCGCGGCGGAACTGCACGGACATCTCGTACACGCGGCGGCGGGCGCGCATGGCGTTCCCCATGGGCCGGTGGGCTGCCAGGGCGTGCCACGGGTTGAAGCTCAGGCGTTCGTCCGCGAACACCAGCTTGTCCGGACGGGCCGTGTCCTGCGGCGGCACGGTCAACCGGGCGACCACCTGAAAGGGACTCAGGGTCTCGTCCCACTGCACGGAGCCGTCCTCGATGGGCATGCGCTGCGGGTCGGTGCACAGCTGCACCCGCAGTTCCCACACGCCGCCTTCACGGCCCACCGTGTCGGCCATGGCGCGGCGCAGCGCGTCGGCGCGGCCCGGCCCGAGGACCTTCACCGGCTGGTCTTTCAGCGCGGTCAGGTGCGCGGAGGCCGGCGCGAGCGACACCTTGCCCACGTAGTCTCCCCAGCGCTGCGGCAGTTGCGTGTAGTACGTCTCGCCCAGCGGGTGCGTGTGCGGGTGCCCGCCCAGTTGCTTCAGGGCGCCCGCCAGCGGCCCACTATCCCCCGTGACGCGCGCCGCGACCTGCGCGCCCAGCGCCGCCGCGACCTTCAGTTCCTCCGGGGCGTTCAGGGTCAGGCGGATCGGCAACTGGTTGTTCAGGAAGCCGTTGGTGTCCTTCGCGGCGAACACGGGACCGTTGTTCATCAGGAAGTCCTGCGTCACCTCGCCCACGTGCCCGTCCACCATGTCCTGCCCGGCCGGACCCACGATCTTTAGCGCCAGGGCCCGCGGCGTGGACACGCTGTCCGGCAGGATGTCACCGGGAGGCGCGGACAGCCGCAGAACGACCGGGTAGCGGCCCGCCCGCGCGAACAGCCCCTGCGCCAGCGGGGCCGGCAGGTCGCCCGGCACCTCCAGTTCGCCGATCAGCACCCCGTGGGATTTGCTGTGCACGCTGCGAACGGCATGCTGGTAGCGTCCCTGGAAGGCCTCACTGTACCCGCGCATCACCTGCGCGAGCCGCTCGGCGGTCTGCGCCTCGTCCGGTTGCGCCTGCTCAAGCTGATCGTGGTACCGGGCGAACGCGGAAGTCCCGTCGTGAGTCATGACGCAGGCTAACAAGGTGACCGTGGTCATGACCAGCGGGGGCACTTGACGCTCCGTTCAGCGGGCGTTCATGGGCACGCGCCGACCGGTCACGCCCTGGCCCCGGCCCGATCACGCCCTGATCATGAACGGCATGGTGAACTGTACCCACGAAGACCTGCCGACGCACCCGCGCAGACGGGAACCAGGGACAGGTTTTCAGGGAGACCAGCATGAACAGCCACCGTCCTGCCCGCCGACCGGCCCGCCACCTGACCCTGCTTGCCCTCTGCGCCGCGCTGGGAGGCGCGCACGCACAGAACACCGTCAACCTGAACTTCAAGAACCTGACCCTGCAACCTGTGCGGGTCGCGAACCTGGATCTGAACGTGCTGCGCGTGGACCCGGACCTGTTCCAGCAGACCCTGAAAGCCCCGAACGCCCTGCAACTGAACCTGACTGACCTGCCCGCCCGCATCCAGGCCCGCGACGCCGAGGTGCGCCGTAGCCTGGACGTCGTGGGCACCCTGGCCCGCTCGACCGAACTGCGCGCCGACATTGCCCGCACGACCCTGAGCCTCCCGCGCGGCCTGACCGTGCCAGCCACCGTGAAACTCCGGGGCGGCGAGGACAAGGAAGTGCTGCTGTTCGGGCAGGAAACCGTGGCCCTGAGCGTCGCGAACGCCGAGGCCAGCGCCGACCGCAACCGCGCCGCCGTCCTCAACTCCTTTGGCCTGAGCGACCAGAATCCCGTCCCGCGCGAGTTCCTGTCCCAGGACTCCCCGGGCGGCGTGACGCTCGCCGCGAACAGCCGCATCAACGTCGCGGCCCTGAACACCGCCGCCCTGAACCGCCTGCAGACGCGCCTCGCGCCGCCCAAGCCCTCGCAGCCGGGCGGGGAACTCGGGGACGGGTTCGTCAGCAACCCCAGCGACGGCGCGTGCCGCTTCACGCCCACCAGCGCCCTGTTCGGCCAGATGCGCGGCAACGCCATCGACCAGATCACCACCATCAAGGACCAGGGTCGGCGCGGTACCTGCATGGCCTTCGCGTACACCTCCGCGCTGGAAAGCCTGATCGCGCGGCGCAAGAAGATCACCTTCAACCTGTCCGAGCAGTACGCGTACTACTGGCTGCGCGGCGACGACGGCGTGCTGGGAGACGGCGCCGGCTGGGGCGATTTCGATGACGCCATCACCCGCCAGCGCATGCTGCCGACCGAGATCCGCTGGAAGTACAACCCGTCCCGCAGCCGCGTACGCGTGCCCGCCAACACCCAGCAGCCCATCACGGCCTTCAAGAACTCCTGCGTGAACTACGCCGATCAGGCGTGCAGCGACACCACCGCGCAGGCGCAACTGGTCTGCCAGAACGGCACGAACAACTGCGCCTGGAAACCCGAATGGGACATCGCCCCGAACGCCGCGTTCAACTTCCGCGCCACGCAGGGCAACGAAGTCTGGGTGGCGCTCGCCAACAACGCCCTGGGCAACGGGGACGCCGCCCGCGCCTACCGCCGCGCCATGCTGCGCCAGATGATCGACCGGGGCGACCAGCTGATCCTGGGCTTCACGGTCGACGGCGCCTTCGACTCCATC includes:
- a CDS encoding (2Fe-2S) ferredoxin domain-containing protein — its product is MSAKYFRTNGHLLVCQGPNCQARGSALLHRALWNHLERESLAYYKRGGTLRLTESGCLGSCSFGPSLCVYRAAPGVGLEEAWYAAVDFPLAARIAQAVHEQGPLPAEHQYGPE
- a CDS encoding catalase family protein, translating into MTHDGTSAFARYHDQLEQAQPDEAQTAERLAQVMRGYSEAFQGRYQHAVRSVHSKSHGVLIGELEVPGDLPAPLAQGLFARAGRYPVVLRLSAPPGDILPDSVSTPRALALKIVGPAGQDMVDGHVGEVTQDFLMNNGPVFAAKDTNGFLNNQLPIRLTLNAPEELKVAAALGAQVAARVTGDSGPLAGALKQLGGHPHTHPLGETYYTQLPQRWGDYVGKVSLAPASAHLTALKDQPVKVLGPGRADALRRAMADTVGREGGVWELRVQLCTDPQRMPIEDGSVQWDETLSPFQVVARLTVPPQDTARPDKLVFADERLSFNPWHALAAHRPMGNAMRARRRVYEMSVQFRREHNDEPIPEPRSAADLPRP
- a CDS encoding C1 family peptidase, with amino-acid sequence MNSHRPARRPARHLTLLALCAALGGAHAQNTVNLNFKNLTLQPVRVANLDLNVLRVDPDLFQQTLKAPNALQLNLTDLPARIQARDAEVRRSLDVVGTLARSTELRADIARTTLSLPRGLTVPATVKLRGGEDKEVLLFGQETVALSVANAEASADRNRAAVLNSFGLSDQNPVPREFLSQDSPGGVTLAANSRINVAALNTAALNRLQTRLAPPKPSQPGGELGDGFVSNPSDGACRFTPTSALFGQMRGNAIDQITTIKDQGRRGTCMAFAYTSALESLIARRKKITFNLSEQYAYYWLRGDDGVLGDGAGWGDFDDAITRQRMLPTEIRWKYNPSRSRVRVPANTQQPITAFKNSCVNYADQACSDTTAQAQLVCQNGTNNCAWKPEWDIAPNAAFNFRATQGNEVWVALANNALGNGDAARAYRRAMLRQMIDRGDQLILGFTVDGAFDSIGASGLPNTGLMGQNPRGGHAIHVVGYVNTGTQTYTAKIAGLVNVKLALPTGYFVIKNSWSCGFGDGGYAYLPDNFMDKEVYGVYNIPANAVASDMAGF